A window of the Deinococcus sp. Leaf326 genome harbors these coding sequences:
- a CDS encoding serine hydrolase: protein MSSPTPLALPTGVTGHVSFYAAEYDPKTRQPLRALTLGNPEDLQPLASIFKPLILQGVLQDVDAGKLRLNTVFTTTAANRSIEDYPAGNNTLQVLAKRAIYLSDNTASDILQLAYGPERLARAVRQSSPCTSVLLTTKAWWGAQAGLIPSVMTTNTAAGARVFGAQPFAQRLVTAKNLIAASQKLTGPDVERKLDVYFNGPTYTADMEVNLQNTSTARAYTDLMAQTLSGAALKPTTRKVFRDILATGCCRPKAPKLNATYWAAKAGSGWGILTLTGYVETPDGRNFAYTYLNDSSVTTDAEEMEKQIRPVVLWIEQNILALRTPR, encoded by the coding sequence ATGAGCTCCCCCACGCCCCTGGCGCTCCCTACGGGGGTCACAGGCCACGTCAGCTTTTACGCTGCCGAGTACGATCCAAAGACCAGGCAACCGTTACGGGCGCTCACGTTGGGCAATCCCGAGGATCTACAGCCCCTCGCCAGCATCTTCAAGCCCTTGATCCTCCAGGGCGTACTCCAGGACGTGGACGCTGGGAAGCTGAGGCTGAACACCGTGTTCACGACCACCGCCGCTAACCGCAGCATCGAGGACTACCCCGCCGGCAACAACACGCTGCAGGTCCTCGCCAAACGCGCGATCTACCTCAGCGACAACACGGCCTCCGACATCCTCCAACTCGCTTACGGCCCAGAGCGCCTCGCCCGCGCGGTGCGCCAGAGCAGCCCGTGCACCTCGGTCCTCCTCACGACCAAAGCATGGTGGGGCGCCCAGGCTGGCCTGATCCCTTCCGTCATGACGACCAACACCGCCGCAGGTGCCCGCGTCTTCGGCGCCCAGCCGTTCGCACAGCGTCTGGTGACTGCCAAGAACCTGATCGCCGCCTCGCAGAAGCTGACCGGTCCCGATGTCGAGCGGAAACTGGACGTGTATTTCAACGGCCCGACCTACACAGCTGATATGGAGGTGAACCTTCAGAACACCAGTACAGCGCGCGCCTACACCGACCTGATGGCCCAGACCCTCTCGGGTGCAGCCCTGAAGCCCACGACCCGGAAAGTCTTCCGCGACATCCTGGCGACCGGATGCTGCCGCCCCAAAGCACCAAAACTGAACGCGACCTACTGGGCCGCGAAGGCCGGCAGCGGCTGGGGCATCCTGACACTCACCGGCTACGTCGAGACCCCGGACGGCCGCAACTTCGCGTACACCTACCTCAATGACAGCAGCGTCACCACCGACGCAGAAGAGATGGAAAAGCAGATCCGCCCCGTTGTCCTCTGGATTGAGCAGAACATCCTGGCACTCAGGACCCCGCGGTGA